CATACGGTTGCTGGGACCGGCCGGCGCTTGGTGGCGCCAGCGGTCGAGTTGCCGCTTTGCGGCGTTAGCGATCGAGTCGCCGTTCCGCCTGAAACAGCGTGTATCCGGACGAGTCGGCTTCGTCGAGCGCCGCTTTGTAGAACCGGCGGAGGGTGTCCGACTGCGCCTCGGCGAGGCGCACGCGGAACTTGTCCGCCTGCCATAGATCGGGGAGCACGATGACCCGGCCGACGATCAGGACCGCCGTCGGTGGGAGCGGGCCGGGGTAGTCGAGCGTCGCGGTCTGGTCGGGCGCCAGGCGCGTGTCGCTCGTCTGAGTCCACTCGCCGTTCTCGAACTGCACCTTTCGTGCGATGCGATGCTCGGCAAACGCCAGTGTGGTGCCGGCGCCGTCCTTGACGTCGATGCGCATCCAGATCTCGGGCACCGTGTAGGTAGGGAGAAAATGTCCGGCGCCGACGTTGGTCAGCGTCATGCGCGCCGCGGCGCCAGCGGCGCGCGGGAGGGCGTCGAACGTCCAGCGGACCGCGCGGCGCACGGTGTCGGGATCGTGAATGCCACGAAAGAAGTGGCGACGGTCCGGCATGTGACACGTCTGGCAGGTGCGACCCTCCCGGGCGGCGCGCGAGTTGCGCCATTCTTCGAGCGTGTTCTGCAGCGTGGTCCCATTCACGGTTGGGGCGGTGCCGGGCGGGAAGTGGTGGCAACCGGCGCAGAAGTCCGACTGCTCGAAGAACGCCCGCGTTTGGACTTTGCCGTGGCCTGACCGAGAGCCCGACACCAGCGGGAGCAGCGTGCTGGGCGTTGGCGCCGGCCCGAACACCTGGCCGGCGCGGACATGGCAGGCGGCGCAGGTCACGCTGTCGGCCTGCAAGTAGGCATCTTCCGCCTGTTCGGCAAGCGGCGCATGGCAGCTCGTACAGTTACCACCGGAGTCGCGCTCGTGCATCTGCGCCCACACACCAGGTCCCATGGCCATTGCATGACGGGAACGTGACCAGTCGGCGAACTGCAGCGGGTGGCACGTGGCGCAGCTTGGCGAGGCGATGCTGCCGGGCCCGGCTCGCAGCGGCGGCCGCCAGTACGTGGCGGCCGTCGTGGTGTCGATCGCTCGGTGCGGCCGATCGGGTGGCGGCCGCTGGAGGGACCGCAGGTATGTCACGAGATTCCACAGGTCGGAGCCGCTCCGGGCAGTCGGCGCATAGGCCGTCATGCTGGTGCCGCTGAACCCCGTGACGATCGATCGGAGCAGGTCTGATTCGGCGCCGCCAGCCTTGAAATTGTGCGGGCGCGTCAGGTCGGCGGGAGCCTCGCTGAAGCCCCTGGCGTGGCGAAGCGATCGCGCCAGCGGTCCATCGCCGATGCCCTGCGGGCCATGGCAGTCGGCGCATCCCCACGCTCCGTAAACCTCTGCCCCACGTTGCGCCTCGCCAGACCGGCGCGGCGGCAGCGGCACCGGTGCCGGCGCGCGTTCGTACGTCCACCGCGGAGAGAACGACTTCACCTTGTGGACGAGGGCGCGGAGGTCGTCGGTGGCGAGAAATGGGAACGGCGGCATCGCGCCGTCGCCACCCGCACCATTCCGGATGACGTGTTCGAGGTCGCGGTCCGTCGGCAGCGCGTTGAGCGGCGTTGATCGCACCTTGAACTCGGCGCGCGTGAAATCGGCTGGCGGTACCCGGCTGAATGGGGCCGCCCGGCCTTCGCCCCGCCCGTCCAGTCCATGACAGGAGGCGCAGAAGGTGACATAGAGCTGGTCGCCTCGAGGCGCGCCGGCCACGATGAACTCCCGCGGATCGGTGTCCGGAAGGCTGATGCCCGGTCGGTATTCACGACTCGCCGGCGACTCGCGTGCCTCGCCGGCGGCGGATGTTACGACGACGGGCGCGGGTGACGGCGGGCCGGCGGGCGCCGGGGGTGTGCAGCCCGCCAGCAGGAGCACGCTCCAGAGCATGGGGCGAGCGGTCATCGCGCGGGCAGTCTACGGCCTGGTTGGAGCGGGCCGCTATGACGGGCGTCATACCGGCCCGCATCCCTTCGGAGTAGGTTTTCGAGGCAGTGCTTCAGCCTCGTTCGGGAGCGGCGCCGATTTCCACCTTGAATGGTACGTGGAACCGCACGCAGGCGCCGTTCCCATTTTTGCCTGCAGACCCGAAGCCCCGATAGGACATGCTCCGACTTCCCACGATCATTCAGGGCGGCATGGGCGCCGGTGTCTCGGACTGGCGACTGGCCCGCGCCGTCTCGTCGCAGGGACAGCTCGGCGTGGTCTCGGGCACGGCCCTCGACATCATCCTCGTGCGCCGCCTCCAGATGGGTGATCCGGGCGGGCACATGCGCCGCGGGCTGGAACGGTTGCCCGTGCCGGCGGTCGCCGAGCGGATCTGCCGACGGTACTACGTCGCCGGCGGAAAGAGCGCCGACCGGCCGTTCAAGCCGCTGCCGCTTCACGAGATCGACGGGCCGCGCGAGCTCGTGGAGCTCTGTCTTGCCGGCAACTTCGTCGAGGTTTGTCTCGCGCGCGAGGGCCACGCGAACCCGGTCGGGATCAACTACCTCGAGAAGATCCAGCTCCCGCATCTGCCGTCGATCTATGGCGCGATGCTGGCCGGCGTTGATTACGTACTGATGGGCGCCGGCATTCCCGCGCGGATTCCGGGCGTGCTCGATCGGCTGGCCCGCCACGCGCCGGTGCGCTATCCACTCTCGACGGCCGGAGCCAGCGAGGGAGATGACGCCGCCTTGACGTTCGATCCGAGAGACTACCTCGACGTGGACCTTCCGCCGCTGTCACGACCGAGGTTTGTCGCCATTGTGTCATCGCATGTGCTCGCCGCGGCGCTCGTCAAGCGCTCGGACGGCGAGGTTGATGGCTTCGTGGTCGAAGGACCGACCGCGGGTGGGCACAACGCGCCGCCTCGCGGCAAGCCGCAGCTGAACGACGCCGGCGAGCCGGTGTACGGCGAGCGCGACGCGGTGGATCTGGAGAAGATGCGTATCCTCGGACGCCCGTTCTGGTTGGCCGGCGGCTACGGCGACCCCGGCAAACTCGCGGCCGCCCGCGCCTGCGGCGCCGCCGGCGTGCAAGTGGGCACCGCGTTCGCATTCTGTGAAGAGTCCGGCCTGCGCTCGGACTACAAGGACGCGCTGCTGGCGCAGGTTCGGGCGGGCACGGCTCGCGTGTTCACCGATCCGCTCGCGTCACCCACGTCGTTTCCATTCAAGGTGGCCCGGCTTCCGGGCACCATGTCCGAGCCGTCGGTCTATCAATCGCGGACGCGCGTCTGCGATCTCGGCTATCTGCGAGAGGCCTATCGCCACCCGGATGGGGCGGTCGGGTATCGCTGCCCGGCCGAGCCGGTGAGTGTTTATGTCAGCAAAGGCGGCAGGGTGGAAGACACGGTGGGTCGCAAGTGCATTTGCAACGCGCTCCTGGCCAACATCGGCCTCGGCCAGCTGCGCGGGCGTGACACCGAGCCGGGGATCGTCACGTCCGGAGACGATCTGGCCGGCCTGGTGCGGTTCATGGCCCCTGGCACCGACCGTTACGCCGCGACCGACGTGATTGCCCACATCCTGGGTCTGCCACCGGCTTGACCTGCCCGCCTTTAGAGAATGGAATGACGTGACGGGCCCAGTCCTTGTGCAAAAGTGCACACTCGACAGCTCAGCGGGTAGGGCAGGCTGAGGCATGGTTGTCGTGCAGTCGCGCTTTCGAGTCGCGAATGGCTTGGAAGCCTTCGGTCCGCCAAGCCTTCGTCGCACGCCCTCGGCTGGTGGACTTGACGCCGGGATTTCTGGGTCTTGAAGTCTTCACGGACGCGGAACACTCCGAGATCTTTTACCTGGTCACGCGCTGGGTTGACGAAGCGTCCTACAAGCGCTGGCACGGCAGTGCCGATCACCGCCAGTCGCATGCCGGAATACCGGCGGGGCTGAAACTGGATCCCGCCTTTACCCAGGTCATCATCGGCGACCGCATCGAGGCGTCGGACGCGGCCCCCGTGCTCGACGCCATCATCGCTGACTCGAGTGGACTGATCGGGGCCTTTCTTTCGCGCAGTCCCAGCACCTGTTTCGTAGTGGTGTCGGCTGACGGCACCGTTCGATACTGCAACGGTGCCTTCGACCAGTTGCTCGAGCTCGGCCCGGCTGGCGCCGCCGGGCAGCCGATCGGCACGTTCCTGACCGCGGCCGATGCCGCCCGCGTGGCCGCGTGCGCCACGGAAGGCCGCGCGACCCGGTCCGCGCCCGTGCTGCTGAATTTCCTGCGGCCGAGCGGCATGCCGGTCACGCTGCGTTGCCACGTCGACGTTCATGGCGACGAGTTCATGATCATCGGCGAACCCGACCACGAGGCGCACGCGACCATGCAACAACTTCTGGTTGACCTCAACAATCAGTTGGCGGTGTCCGCGCGCGAGAACGCCCGGCAGAAACGCGAGCTGGAAGAATCCAACTGGCAGTTGAAGAAGATCGGCGAGCTGCTGCCGATTTGCATGGAGTGCGGGAAGGTGAAAACCGGCGTGAGCGAATGGGAGGAGCTGCGGACCTTTTTCCAGGCTCACAGCGAGTTCCTCAGTCACGGCTACTGTCCTCAGTGCGCGGATCGGCTGACCAAAGAGTGGGGTGTCGATTGAGCACAATCAACTTCGATGCCCGCACCGCGCTGTCCGGCGCGCTGCGGCAGGGCAAGGCGCGCGTGGCGCAGGAGGCGACCGAGGCGTTTCTGCTCAACCACCCCGACATGCTCGCCCGTCTTGGTGAGCGGGCTCGCCAGTTCGGCCGGGAGGACGCGGCGTACCACATCGACTTCCTGGCGGGCGCGGTGGACAGCGGCAATCCGGCGGCGTTCGGCGACTACATTCGTTGGGTCGTCCGGGTCCTCACCCCCAGGGGACTGCCATCGTCCATGGTTGCCGAGACGCTGTCGCAGATCGAAGACGGATTTCGCGAGGTTCTCTCTGCAGAGGACCAGCTCGCCTTACGCGCCTTCATTGTCGAAGGGGTCGGCGCGTGTACCGGGCCACCCGCCGAGTCCTCGTCCACGCCGTCCTCCGCGCCGCTGGCCGGTACGCAGAAGATTTTCCTGCAACGTCTTCTTGCCGCGGATCGGCGGGGGGCTGCGACCGTCGCCAAAGAAACGCTGGCGCAGGGGCACGAGCTGATGGACGTGTACATGGACCTGGTGCAGGAGTCGCTCTACGAGCTCGGCCGGTTGTGGGAAGGCAACCGCATCACGGTGGCCCAGGAGCACGCCGGCACCGCCGTGTGTCAGTACGTATTGGCGGAGTTGTACTCCAGCATTCCGGCGCCGGGCCGGCGGCGAGGGCGGGCCATCCTCACCGGTGTAGAAGGCGAGTTCCACCAGGTCGGTGCCAACCTGGTCGCCGACGCGCTGGATGCGGACGGCTGGAATGTGCGGTTCCTCGGCGCAAATACGCCGCGGGCCGGAGTGCTGCAGGCGCTCGGCGAGCACGACGCGGAGGTACTGGCCATCTCGGTCACCATGCTCTTCAACGTCGGCATGACGCATCAGCTCGTGCGCGAGGCGCGGGCGCAGCGGCCGTCACTCTTCGTCATTGTCGGTGGCGCCGCTTTCCGCGCCGCGCCGGACCTGTGGCGCGAAGTCGGCGCTGACGCGCGCGCGGCCGATGTCCGCACCGCCGTCGCGGCGATGCGCGAGAGGAGCTAACGCCGATTCACCCGGCCGAGGGCCAATCTCAGCGCTCGCCCTCGGCGGGCCCGCGCGCACCGGCGTTGATCTGACGAATGGCGCCCATGTGATACGCCAGGTGCGCAATGCTGCCGATCATGCCGCTCAACTCGATGCCCGCGACCTCGCGGGGCGTGCGCAGCACCGTCAGCCATTTCGCGGCTTCGTCGCGGAGCTGAACGCGGAGCGCTTCCCACTCGGACTCGGTCACCGTGGTCTTCCTCCAGCTGGCCGCCCAGTCGGCGCTCGTAAACGGATTCTCGCCCTGGCTCCAGCGGTTCATCAGCGACAGGCCGTAGGCCAGGTGCGCGACGTGCGCGGCGATCGAGGATCCCGTGCGCGTCGCGGCCGAGGCCTCGGCGGCGGGCAGCCGCTCGAGCGACCGCAGCAACCCGCGGTCGCCGACGTTGAGCATGAAGCCGCCCTTGCCGGACACGCCGTGCATCAGCTCGCCGAACAGGTTGTCTAACGTTCGCGTCAGGTCGTCGGTACGCATTGGCTCATTCGTGGCCCGCGAGGGTGTGCCTCATGATAACCCTGCGTTCACCGGTTCGCGTGCGGGGCGGTGAGGCGGTTGGCTCGGACGCCAGCCAGCCGCGGCGTGTCCGCTCCGCGATCGGTGCTAATCGGTGTGAATCTGTGGCCTAGCTGCGCAAGATGATTCCCGGCTGCGTCGTCGCGGCTTGTCGGGCGGGCAACCAGATCGCCACCCCGGCGACAATCGCCAGAGTGGTGATCGCCAGGCCATACACCGACAGATCGAGGCGGTCGACGCCAAACAGCAATGTGCTGAGGGCCGACGATCCGACGACCGCCGCGATGGTGCCGATGACCAGGCCGACTGCGACAATCGCCAGGCCGCGGCCTAGAAAGAGACGCACGACATCATGTCCCGTCGCGCCGAGTGCCATGCGGATGCCGACTTCTCTCTGGCGTTGTGCCACGACATACGCGATCACGCCGTAGACGCCGACGACGCCGAGGAGCAACGTCACGCCCGAAGCGATCATCAGGATCATCAACGTGAGGGAGCCCTGGGCCGTGGCACGGCGATAGACGTCGTCCACCGTCTCCACGCGTGAGATCGGCAGGGCGGGATTGACCGCCCAGAGCGCCTGCTGGATGTCGCGCAGGAATCCTGCGTCCCTCACGCGATCGCTGCGGACCGCGTAGACCATCGTGCGTTCGACGGTGATCCGCGACGGGGCGTAGTTCTCCTGCAGAAATGGCCAATACACCATCGGTGTCGGGGGCCGCGTGGGACCGTCGTCGTGTTCGTTGCCGGCCACGCCGACGATTTCGCGCCACGGACTGGTCGGGTTCGCTCGCACCCGCCGGCCGAGGGCCGCTTGCGCGCTCCCGAACGTCTCCCGCGCCAGGGCGTCCGAGACGATCGCGACCTCTCGGCGTTCGAGGATGTCGGGCCAGGTGAAGTCGCGGCCGGCGACGATCGCATTGCCCATGGTCTGGTAGTAGCCGGGTGACACCCACTTCATGCGGCGGACGGGCGGCATGCGCCCGTCTTCGCCAACCAGGCCCTCCACGAACACCGGATCCCGGCGATTGGCGCCGTCGGTCGTGATGGAGGAGGTCAGGGCGGCGTCTCGCACGCCAGGAATATCGGCGATGCCGCGGACGATCTGCTCGTGAAGGCGCGCGGTGGCCACCGGATCCGGCGACACGGGCTCGGCGATGTTGATCCGGAGGGTCAGCACATTCGCGCCGTCCGCGAAGCCCGGTCTCACGTCCCGAATCGCGACGAACGTACGCACCATCAGCATGGCGCCGACCAGCAGCACGAGCGCGATGGCGACTTGCGCGACGACCAGTGCATTGCGGGTGCGATGACGGCCATGGGCATCGCTCGACCCGCGTCCGTTCTCTCTCAGCGCCTCCGGCAGATTGGGCCGCGTGAACCGGAAGATCGGCAGCGCGCAGAAGACCAGGCCGGCGAGCAGGGCCAGCACCAGGGCAAATGCGATCGTCGGGAGATCGATCGTGATCTCTCCGATCAACGGGATCTGGTCCACGGCCGTGCGTTGCAGGACGCGCAGGCCGGCGTGCGCGATCGCAATCCCGAGGATCCCGCTGCCGAGTGACAGCGTCAGCGCTTCACCCAACAGCTGTCCGGCGACGCGAGCGCGGCCGGAGCCGAGCGCCAGTTGCACCGCGAACTCCCGGCGTCGATTCTCGCCGCGGAGCAGAAACAGGTTGGCGACGTTCGCGCAGGCTACGATCAAGAGCAGGCCAACGGCGCCGAACACGATCCAGAGCATGCCGCTCACACTGCCGGTGAGATCGTCACGCAGCGGACGGATGTCCGGCGCCAGCCGGAAGCGTTCAAACATGCCTCGCGAAAAGCCGCCGGGGATCGGAAAGCGATCCGGCATGCCCGGAATCAGCCTGGCCAGGTCGGCGGTGGCCTGCTCGATCGACACGCCCGGTTTGAGGCGCGCGATCCCCTGGTAGCGAAACAGGCCAATCATCGTTTGCGCGCGATTGAGGCCGAGCGGCAGCACCAGGTCGGGCGCGTGCTGCAGCAGGCGAAAGCGATCCGGCAAAACCCCAATCACCTCGCGGGCCTGCCCATCCACGACCAGCGATTGGCCGATCGCCGCGGCACTGCCTTGAAACGCTCGCAGCCAATACGCGTGGCTGATCACCACGGTGTCGCGGCTGCCCGGTGCGTCGTCTGCTTCGGTGAAGAGCCGCCCGGCCGACGGCCGCACTCCCAACACGGGAAGGGTGCCGTCCGTGACCAGCAGGGCTTGAAGATCTTCAGGCTCGCCGCGGCCGCTCACGCTGGCCCTGGAGTTCATCCACAGACCGATGTCCTCGAACGACGTCGCCTCGTCTCGGTAGGTGAAGTAGGTGAACGCGCCCTGATTCAACGGAAAGCTCACGAATCCCGGTGCCGCATGCCACACCGAGACGAGAGACTCGGGCTGCGGAAACGGCAACGGACGCAACATCAGGCCGTTAACGATGCTGAAGATGACGGTGTTGGCGCCGATGGCGATCGCGAGCGTCACGACCGCCGTGATCGTGAACACGGGTGCGGCGGCCAGGCGCCGCAGGTGATCGCGCGTCCGCATCAGCAACGCATGCTTGGCCACGTCGGCCACCACCCGCCACCCGCCTCCGGTATCGTCAACGAGCGTTTCGAACTCCATGCCGTAGCGCTGCCGCCAGCGGCGCGGATAAAGCAGCATCGCGAGACGAGTCCAGCGATTCATGAGTGCTTGAGCCGGAGCAAGCCGACCTGCATTACCGGAGCGAGCGCCGCCAGTTGGTCCTTCAAGTGCGTTCGGCCGAGCGGCGTCAGACGGTACGGACGGCGGCGGTCCTCGGCGGGCAGGGCTTTGATGAAGCCGCGATTCTCGAGACGGGTGATTGCCGCGTACAGCGTGCCGGCGCCGAGCTCGACTCCGGCGAACGCCTTGACGTCGGTGAGGATGGCGTAGCCGTGCTTATCGCCTTCTGCGAGGCTGGCCAGGATGAGTAGCGTTGGGTCGTTCATATTACGTACAAAAGAGTATAGCGCGGTACGTAATACACGTGTCAAGGGCAGCGCGGCTCACCACGGATCGCCACTCTCGGGCATCACCAAACTGTTTTTCTACGCCTACGGCGTGGCCACCTGGTGGTCCGCCTTCGAGTGGTATCATCCGCGCCGTCTAGGGATTCAGGGAAGAGTTCTTTCTGCCACCCCGGAGGAGTCGATGTTTGTTCCACTTTGGCTCGGTGTTCCCGCCCTCGTCCTTGGCCTCGTCTTGATCGGGTGGCTCATGCTGATCCTCAGGGGTCGCAACCCGCTCCCGTTCCCCGACGTCGGCTCCCGCATTTTCACCGCGGCGTCGCCCGCGGCCAAGGCTGCGATTGTCGAACTGCTCGCGCAGCATGGCGTGCGTGAGCGGTTTCAGGCAAACTCGTCCAGCGTCCTGCGCTCCATCATGTGGGACGGGACGATTATCAACTACCCGGACCCTGCCGTCATGCAGCGGCTCGGCTCGGCCTCGGCGAGCATCGGGCTGGTCGCGGACGACCCTGTAGTTGCCGCGCACGCCGCGGCGGCCTTTCTCCAGACCCGCGGATTCAGCGCCGAGGTCGTGCTCGACGTCGAGCCGGAGATTCCCATCGCGTTCGTGGTCTCGAACGTCTTCGCGGGAACCGTTTTGAATTTCCGCAAGCACATGATCCACCTGCCGCGCCCACCGAAATGAGTGGCTCCTCGGGCCCGCGTTCGCCAAAGGCTACGGCGTGGCCAGCGGGACTCGCACTAAGTCGGGCGGCGAAGCCGCGCGACGATGAGCCCGACGGACAGTGAGAGCCACGAATGAAGGCGAAGCCGGATGAAGTGGCTCCTCGGGCTGGACTCGCACTGTCGTGAACGAGCGGAGCGAGTTCACGATTGAACCCGATGGATAGGCCGAGGGCCGCGAATGAGCGCGAAGCGCGATTGAGTGGCTCCTCGGGCTGGACTCGAACCAGCAACCCTCCGGTTAACAGCCGGATGCTCGACGCGTTGCGTCGAAGAAACAAGAAGAAAGACTAGTGATTTTGCCTGCGGCGCTAAACAGCCGGATGCCCAAGGTTAGGCAGGGGGGGCACAAAAAGGGGCACAGTGAGATTGGACTAACCCCCACCACCACCCTTGCCCCCTTCTAGGGGCGTTCTTCCGACGGTCAAAAGCTGCCCAACATCCCGACATTAGACCTTTGGCCTCGCAATTCCAATTTCCGTTCTTGAACGCCTTTTTAGGTCAGAATGCTCGATCTTCTCAAGTTCGGCGCGGTCCTCCCAAGTCACGGCAACATTCTCTAATTCGACAAAGATCGACTCATTGCTGTAGTAATCGCGAAGGTGCAAAGCCAGAGGTGTAAAAATCTTCCAAGCTTTGACTAATCTGGGCCCCTCCAACGCGTAAGCAAAATCACCGTCAACAAACCCAATCCTTACTGCTGCTCCGATGTCCTCGAAGGTATTCAGGTAACTCTTGACTTGCAAATACGCATTTTCGTCGGCGAGCAAGCGCTT
This genomic interval from Acidobacteriota bacterium contains the following:
- a CDS encoding antibiotic biosynthesis monooxygenase family protein; this encodes MAWKPSVRQAFVARPRLVDLTPGFLGLEVFTDAEHSEIFYLVTRWVDEASYKRWHGSADHRQSHAGIPAGLKLDPAFTQVIIGDRIEASDAAPVLDAIIADSSGLIGAFLSRSPSTCFVVVSADGTVRYCNGAFDQLLELGPAGAAGQPIGTFLTAADAARVAACATEGRATRSAPVLLNFLRPSGMPVTLRCHVDVHGDEFMIIGEPDHEAHATMQQLLVDLNNQLAVSARENARQKRELEESNWQLKKIGELLPICMECGKVKTGVSEWEELRTFFQAHSEFLSHGYCPQCADRLTKEWGVD
- a CDS encoding ABC transporter permease — translated: MLLYPRRWRQRYGMEFETLVDDTGGGWRVVADVAKHALLMRTRDHLRRLAAAPVFTITAVVTLAIAIGANTVIFSIVNGLMLRPLPFPQPESLVSVWHAAPGFVSFPLNQGAFTYFTYRDEATSFEDIGLWMNSRASVSGRGEPEDLQALLVTDGTLPVLGVRPSAGRLFTEADDAPGSRDTVVISHAYWLRAFQGSAAAIGQSLVVDGQAREVIGVLPDRFRLLQHAPDLVLPLGLNRAQTMIGLFRYQGIARLKPGVSIEQATADLARLIPGMPDRFPIPGGFSRGMFERFRLAPDIRPLRDDLTGSVSGMLWIVFGAVGLLLIVACANVANLFLLRGENRRREFAVQLALGSGRARVAGQLLGEALTLSLGSGILGIAIAHAGLRVLQRTAVDQIPLIGEITIDLPTIAFALVLALLAGLVFCALPIFRFTRPNLPEALRENGRGSSDAHGRHRTRNALVVAQVAIALVLLVGAMLMVRTFVAIRDVRPGFADGANVLTLRINIAEPVSPDPVATARLHEQIVRGIADIPGVRDAALTSSITTDGANRRDPVFVEGLVGEDGRMPPVRRMKWVSPGYYQTMGNAIVAGRDFTWPDILERREVAIVSDALARETFGSAQAALGRRVRANPTSPWREIVGVAGNEHDDGPTRPPTPMVYWPFLQENYAPSRITVERTMVYAVRSDRVRDAGFLRDIQQALWAVNPALPISRVETVDDVYRRATAQGSLTLMILMIASGVTLLLGVVGVYGVIAYVVAQRQREVGIRMALGATGHDVVRLFLGRGLAIVAVGLVIGTIAAVVGSSALSTLLFGVDRLDLSVYGLAITTLAIVAGVAIWLPARQAATTQPGIILRS
- a CDS encoding cobalamin-dependent protein (Presence of a B(12) (cobalamin)-binding domain implies dependence on cobalamin itself, in one of its several forms, or in some unusual lineages, dependence on a cobalamin-like analog.), encoding MSTINFDARTALSGALRQGKARVAQEATEAFLLNHPDMLARLGERARQFGREDAAYHIDFLAGAVDSGNPAAFGDYIRWVVRVLTPRGLPSSMVAETLSQIEDGFREVLSAEDQLALRAFIVEGVGACTGPPAESSSTPSSAPLAGTQKIFLQRLLAADRRGAATVAKETLAQGHELMDVYMDLVQESLYELGRLWEGNRITVAQEHAGTAVCQYVLAELYSSIPAPGRRRGRAILTGVEGEFHQVGANLVADALDADGWNVRFLGANTPRAGVLQALGEHDAEVLAISVTMLFNVGMTHQLVREARAQRPSLFVIVGGAAFRAAPDLWREVGADARAADVRTAVAAMRERS
- a CDS encoding PadR family transcriptional regulator; translation: MNDPTLLILASLAEGDKHGYAILTDVKAFAGVELGAGTLYAAITRLENRGFIKALPAEDRRRPYRLTPLGRTHLKDQLAALAPVMQVGLLRLKHS
- a CDS encoding nitronate monooxygenase, which encodes MLRLPTIIQGGMGAGVSDWRLARAVSSQGQLGVVSGTALDIILVRRLQMGDPGGHMRRGLERLPVPAVAERICRRYYVAGGKSADRPFKPLPLHEIDGPRELVELCLAGNFVEVCLAREGHANPVGINYLEKIQLPHLPSIYGAMLAGVDYVLMGAGIPARIPGVLDRLARHAPVRYPLSTAGASEGDDAALTFDPRDYLDVDLPPLSRPRFVAIVSSHVLAAALVKRSDGEVDGFVVEGPTAGGHNAPPRGKPQLNDAGEPVYGERDAVDLEKMRILGRPFWLAGGYGDPGKLAAARACGAAGVQVGTAFAFCEESGLRSDYKDALLAQVRAGTARVFTDPLASPTSFPFKVARLPGTMSEPSVYQSRTRVCDLGYLREAYRHPDGAVGYRCPAEPVSVYVSKGGRVEDTVGRKCICNALLANIGLGQLRGRDTEPGIVTSGDDLAGLVRFMAPGTDRYAATDVIAHILGLPPA
- a CDS encoding c-type cytochrome, encoding MTARPMLWSVLLLAGCTPPAPAGPPSPAPVVVTSAAGEARESPASREYRPGISLPDTDPREFIVAGAPRGDQLYVTFCASCHGLDGRGEGRAAPFSRVPPADFTRAEFKVRSTPLNALPTDRDLEHVIRNGAGGDGAMPPFPFLATDDLRALVHKVKSFSPRWTYERAPAPVPLPPRRSGEAQRGAEVYGAWGCADCHGPQGIGDGPLARSLRHARGFSEAPADLTRPHNFKAGGAESDLLRSIVTGFSGTSMTAYAPTARSGSDLWNLVTYLRSLQRPPPDRPHRAIDTTTAATYWRPPLRAGPGSIASPSCATCHPLQFADWSRSRHAMAMGPGVWAQMHERDSGGNCTSCHAPLAEQAEDAYLQADSVTCAACHVRAGQVFGPAPTPSTLLPLVSGSRSGHGKVQTRAFFEQSDFCAGCHHFPPGTAPTVNGTTLQNTLEEWRNSRAAREGRTCQTCHMPDRRHFFRGIHDPDTVRRAVRWTFDALPRAAGAAARMTLTNVGAGHFLPTYTVPEIWMRIDVKDGAGTTLAFAEHRIARKVQFENGEWTQTSDTRLAPDQTATLDYPGPLPPTAVLIVGRVIVLPDLWQADKFRVRLAEAQSDTLRRFYKAALDEADSSGYTLFQAERRLDR
- a CDS encoding DUF4760 domain-containing protein, whose amino-acid sequence is MTLQEFSRDVAPVLSVVVGFMGLASIGLLWHQMKLGTRWNKLQGQANFLNRSIDELEGNLQQALKPVAIEFFHRREPLTPDDVKRLLADENAYLQVKSYLNTFEDIGAAVRIGFVDGDFAYALEGPRLVKAWKIFTPLALHLRDYYSNESIFVELENVAVTWEDRAELEKIEHSDLKRRSRTEIGIARPKV